The sequence below is a genomic window from Methanosarcinales archaeon Met12.
ATTACGAGTATTGCGCTTAAACTCCCCTCTAGGTCAAAGATTTCTTGGGCAACATCCAGCGGCACGAATATAAAAGTGTCATCCCTCCCACCCGTTTCATCCAAAATTTTGATTATTTTTATGTTTAATTCGTTAAATCCTCTCAGATAGATGGTCTGCCCCTGGGCAAGATTCAGGTCACCAGCTACATCACTCCCAACCACGGCGCCGTTAAACTCTTCAATGTCCCATTGCTTTAATTCATTTATTTCTTCTGTAGTGCCGTATATGGATACTAAATTGTCGGCGACCGTGGCCTTCCCGACAACCACCGGCACAGCAAGTTTCACGTTATCCTCTCCCTTTATATGGGAGAGCTTCTCCTCCGGAATATATTCCATTGTATCTACGCCTTGCATCAGAGCGATGATGAGCATATGAGGACAGCCCTCCGGGAGGAGAATGATATGAGCACCCAGGCCCGCTATTTCTCGTTCCAATGTCAGTTCAATTCCGGCACTGATAGACAACAGTGCAAACAAAGTGGCAACACCAATAGAAATCCCAACTATTGTTAACAAGGTTCTTGCTTTCCTTTTCCTTAGATTAGCATATATCATCCACCACACGATACCGCCCCCACAAATTTAGATACACGATACACGGCACTTCACCCTTTTTCAACCTTTTTATTTCCTGAATCAATTATGCTTTTTTTTCTGTCGTTTCCAATTCTTTTCCAATCCTTTCATGA
It includes:
- a CDS encoding ABC transporter permease; the encoded protein is MIYANLRKRKARTLLTIVGISIGVATLFALLSISAGIELTLEREIAGLGAHIILLPEGCPHMLIIALMQGVDTMEYIPEEKLSHIKGEDNVKLAVPVVVGKATVADNLVSIYGTTEEINELKQWDIEEFNGAVVGSDVAGDLNLAQGQTIYLRGFNELNIKIIKILDETGGRDDTFIFVPLDVAQEIFDLEGSLSAILVITEDVGRAPETREVLGRLGNMQAVPPSEVFDTLMSLFAMIKANLLLITGIAIVTGMFTTVNTMMMAAYERKKDIGLFRAIGATKKDIFKLFMFESLFLSVVAGIFGVLMGYVFMNLFPIAGILGIEYSPYFSPQYVLICLIVACGVGTISGIYPAMSAAKTTPINALKEL